Below is a window of Spirochaetota bacterium DNA.
GTCGGCTATCATCGGACCGTGCGGCACGGGCGGCCATTCCCCGCTCGCAGCTTTTTTATTCGCATTCAACCACGCCTTGTTTATCTCCGGGCGCTTGTCGAACTGCATGCCGGCGGTTATCTGCAGGAATATCGTGTTGTAACGCATCGGCACGAGCACGGTGTCGATGAGGCGCTTCATGAACGGGATCTCCGCGCGCGAGGGAAGCCCCAGATGAATGCCCCGTATCTGCATCAATGGGTGGTCCTCTATCGTGCACGCAGGCACGGCACCATACGCGCGTATCAGCGACATGAGCGCATGCACGCCGTACACCAAGCCGCGTGGATCGCTCGCCGTCATACGGGCCGAGACGCCGTCGGAAACGATGGAAAATCCTTCCGGCAAAACGGCATCCGAACTGCCGATAAATATCCGCCCCGCATCCGGGGCGAACGAAGCAACGCGCAGCACCGGCAATGCAAGGCCGAACTCCTCTGCGATGGAATCCACGAAAAGACGTCCGACGGCGAAGGCATCATCAGTATCTTCCGTAAAGACGACGACGTCCTTTGTCCTGAGCTTCTTTTTCACGGCAGGGAACAGCGCCTTCACCGGCAGCGGGAACAGCGCAGGGGCAGGCAGCGTGTGGCCGGTGATGGAGCATTGCTTCATCACGATATTCCTGAACGCTGCGGAAAGCCGTACGATGAGATGCCGCGCTTCAATACCGATCACCGCGGTAATGACACCTTCATGGGATACGCCGTTCCCGACAGCATGAAAACCCTTCCCGTCGGTGGACGCGCGGACATGCATGGCCGCAATGCTGCCAGGCACATCCACGGCTATGGCGATGCGGTCGATGAAACACCGTTCACCGAGATCGATGCGTATATCGATGCCGATGTCGAGCACCGATGTCATTTTCCAGCCGATCGTCGCCCCTGAAAAAAGCCCGCCCTTCACGAACGATATCTTCCCCTTCGCGCCGCCGGCATCCGGGAAGAGGTCAGGGAACAATTCCTTTTTCGTACCGCGCCGATGATACGTATACGAGCCATCAAGCGCTGCAAGATCACCGAATATCATATGCTCCTCCGCACGTCATGGCGAATTCATATACCGGATATCGGATAATTGAAATACCGCCCGCCGCATGAAAATCCATACAATATGTGATATAATCCATTGAAGTGAAGCGTTCTGAGATTACTATTGACGGCATGGAGCACGGTATGAAAACATCATCTGCACTCGCACCGGGCGCTATCGCGGACGAACTTGCGTCCCTCGCAGAGCGCTCCGGCAGGAAAGCGGCATTTCTCCGTGCCGCCTTCGACCGGGCCCTCGCCGATTCTAGCTTCGACGAAAGGACGATACTCTCACGGCTCAAATGGCTCATGGACAGACGCGGCGATTCCGGCATAGCCCTCGGTGATATGCTCCCGAACGCTGCGGAAGGCGATATCGCATCCCATGTCGTTTCGCCCAAGGGCATCGTCATAGACTTCATCCATGCCCGGTCCGGACTCTCCCGAGATATGCTCCTTGCCGTGTACGATGCCATGCGCATCGGCTCCTACCGCAAGGACCGCTGGGAGGACTACTACAAGATCGATGATCTCTCCGAAGAGCGCATGCTCCAGGAGATGAAATGGTGGATAGTCGATCTCAAATTCCCGAAATATTATTTCGACACGACACCGCCGGAGAGCATAGCCGCGCAGATAGTCACGAATCGTTTCTACGAGATACAGGGCATCGATTCCGCCGCCTATACCGGGATGAAGCTCTCCTACACATCGCCGGACGGCACATCGATATACTGGGCGCACCGCGATGTCGCCCGCGAGGTAGAACGCGAGATAGAGGACACGTTCTCCAACGGATGGTTCGAGCTTGCCATGTACGTGCACGGCGACCTCCGGCTTTTCATCGTCGAAAAGGGCGATGCGAACACGGGGACATCGTTCGATGCCGTCATGACGCCGGCTTTCGTAAAAGGCAACGACCGCACGGAACGGTATCGATCGCTCTGGGAAAAGACAGCAGCCGCCAACGCCATGGTCATCGAGCGTTCTTCGAAATCGGAGACCGGTGAACAGCGCCTCATGATAGGCATGCCCGCACTCCACACCGGGCGATGCATATCCCCGGTCGCTCGAGCCATCGCACGCACGGGCGTCGCCCTCACACGCATGTATGCGACACGGTTCAGCGGGAAGTTCCCGATCATCGTCATCTCCTGTTACTCCTCCTCCGCATTCCCTGAAGCGATCGCACGGAACATTTCTGACGCGCGCCTTCTGCGCGAGAACGTCTTTACGCCGCTCGTCGATGCCGGTGAGCTCACGGCACCGGAAG
It encodes the following:
- a CDS encoding NAD-glutamate dehydrogenase domain-containing protein; the encoded protein is MKTSSALAPGAIADELASLAERSGRKAAFLRAAFDRALADSSFDERTILSRLKWLMDRRGDSGIALGDMLPNAAEGDIASHVVSPKGIVIDFIHARSGLSRDMLLAVYDAMRIGSYRKDRWEDYYKIDDLSEERMLQEMKWWIVDLKFPKYYFDTTPPESIAAQIVTNRFYEIQGIDSAAYTGMKLSYTSPDGTSIYWAHRDVAREVEREIEDTFSNGWFELAMYVHGDLRLFIVEKGDANTGTSFDAVMTPAFVKGNDRTERYRSLWEKTAAANAMVIERSSKSETGEQRLMIGMPALHTGRCISPVARAIARTGVALTRMYATRFSGKFPIIVISCYSSSAFPEAIARNISDARLLRENVFTPLVDAGELTAPEALFINAASFFVHQFASANDSALALLKHRLAGDGELSEIITTIKRRMDKDRFGYNAIADAFADRPDIIKELFAIFASRLSPAGSGDAARLTAAFSEKRRAMTLSNMEATVIDTALLFLTSIVRTNFFIPEKSALSFRLSSDFLDGLDFPARPFGIFFVVGQGFTGFHVRFTDIARGGIRIVRSANYDDYVKNANNTFEECFNLAYTQNKKNKDIPEGGSKGIIL